In Rutidosis leptorrhynchoides isolate AG116_Rl617_1_P2 chromosome 2, CSIRO_AGI_Rlap_v1, whole genome shotgun sequence, one genomic interval encodes:
- the LOC139892994 gene encoding uncharacterized protein isoform X2, whose translation MEQKHILLSALSVGVGVGVGLGVNKWSSSGVDDGVTAAQIEHELLRLIVDGRDEKDTFKEFPYYISERTRWLLTSAAFVHLKHVDVSKHTRNLLPASRTILLSGPAEFYHQALAKALSHEFEAKLLVLDIVDFYGKSKYRTSKKDSTVARSISDMALERMSSLLGSFSTGKEDGGGTSSSSGTTAKSRSTKVNSYTSKHHKNSSVSSDSPASSIASLKHVTNCPLDERVFLQTLYKVLVSFSETNGIILYIKDVERFLQSHRTFELFGKMLKRLSGSTLVIGSRILDPHAESVVDNEKIACLFPYNIDIRPPEDEYHLKEWKAQLEEQTKDFQFHDNKNRIAEVLAENDLECDDLSSICLADRLFISDYIQEIVISAISHHLMSHKDPEYRNGKLVISSASLSHGLSIFQEDNCGGKDTLKLETKADSSKGPEGEENAASKSDNKNETERTVPPKPEVPDNEFEKRIRPEVIPANEIGVTFSDIGALDEIKESLQELVMLPLRRPDLFNGGLLKPCRGILLFGPPGTGKTMLAKAIANEAGASFINVSMSTITSKWFGEDEKNVRALFTLAAKVSPTIIFVDEVDSMLGQRTRVGEHEAMRKIKNEFMSHWDGLLTKPGERILVLAATNRPFDLDEAIIRRFERRIMVGLPSVENRETILKTLLAKEKVEGLDFKELAVMTEGYSGSDLKNLCVTAAYRPVRELMQQERQKDIDKKGRDEAQSETKEGESVIKLRPLNMEDMKQAKNQVAASFAGEGSVMGELKQWNELYGEGGSRKKEQLSYFL comes from the exons ATGGAACAGAAGCACATTTTGTTATCGGCATTGAGTGTTGGTGTAGGCGTTGGTGTAGGGCTCGGAGTTAACAAGTGGAGTAGCAGCGGTGTTGACGACGGTGTTACGGCGGCGCAGATTGAGCATGAGCTGCTCCGGCTTATTGTCGACGGTAGAGATGAGAAGGATACATTTAAGGAATTTCCTTATTACATCAG TGAACGGACACGATGGTTGTTGACAAGTGCAGCATTTGTTCATTTAAAACATGTGGATGTTTCCAAACATACCAGAAATCTTTTGCCTGCAAGTAGGACTATATTGCTCTCAGGACCTGCCG agttttatcaccaagcACTTGCAAAGGCTTTATCACACGAGTTTGAAGCAAAGCTACTAGTGTTAGACATTGTTGACTTTTATGGAAAG AGCAAGTATCGCACATCTAAGAAGGACTCT ACTGTCGCAAGATCCATATCGGACATGGCATTGGAGCGGATGTCAAGTTTACTTGGATCATTCTCCACCGGAAAGGAAGATGGGGGAG GAACTTCAAGTAGCAGTGGCACAACTGCCAAATCAAG GAGTACAAAAGTTAATAGTTACACATCAAAGCATCATAAAAATTCCTCTGTTTCTTCCGATTCCCCTGCTTCAAGTATAG CTTCTCTCAAGCATGTGACCAACTGTCCTCTTGACGAGAGAGTTTTTTTGCAGACATTATACAAG GTTTTAGTCTCTTTCTCTGAAACAAACGGCATCATTCTCTATATCAAGGATGTTGAAAGATTTCTTCAATCACATCGCACATTTGAATTATTTGGTAAAATGTTGAAGAGACTATCCGGGTCAACGTTAGTTATTGGTTCACGGATTTTGGACCCACATGCAGAAAGTGTTGTAGATAATGAAAAAATCGCCTGTTTATTTCCTTACAATATTGATATCCGACCACCTGAAGATGAGTATCATCTCAAAGAATGGAAAGCACAGTTAGAAGAACAAACAAAGGACTTTCAGTTTCATGATAACAAGAATCGTATTGCTGAGGTGTTAGCCGAAAACGATCTTGAGTGTGATGATTTAAGTTCAATTTGTCTAGCTGATAGATTGTTTATCAGTGATTACATACAAGAAATTGTGATATCTGCTATTTCTCATCATTTAATGAGTCACAAGGATCCAGAATACCGAAATGGAAAGCTCGTTATATCATCTGCCAG TTTGTCACATGGATTGAGCATCTTCCAAGAAGATAATTGTGGTGGAAAAGATACTTTAAAGCTGGAGACAAAAGCTGACTCATCAAAG GGACCAGAAGGGGAGGAAAATGCTGCATCCAAGTCTGACAACAAAAATGAGACCGAAAGAACAGTTCCTCCAAAACCG GAAGTTCCCGACAACGAATTCGAAAAGCGCATAAGGCCAGAAGTTATCCCGGCCAATGAAATCGGCGTAACGTTTTCCGATATCGGAGCCCTCGATGAAATAAAAGAATCACTACAAGAATTAGTCATGCTTCCTCTTCGACGTCCCGACCTTTTCAACGGCGGACTTTTAAAACCCTGTCGTGGTATATTACTATTTGGCCCTCCAGGTACAGGTAAAACAATGTTAGCAAAAGCAATTGCTAATGAAGCTGGTGCAAGTTTCATTAATGTCTCAATGTCAACCATCACTTCAAAATGGTTCGGTGAGGATGAGAAGAACGTTCGAGCTTTATTCACACTTGCCGCAAAGGTTTCTCCGACTATAATATTTGTAGATGAGGTTGATAGTATGCTTGGGCAACGAACGAGAGTTGGAGAACATGAAGCTATGCGGAAAATTAAAAATGAGTTTATGTCACATTGGGATGGGTTGTTGACTAAACCGGGTGAACGTATACTTGTTCTTGCAGCCACTAATAGACCGTTTGACCTTGATGAAGCCATTATTAGGCGGTTCGAACGCAG AATTATGGTGGGTTTACCATCAGTGGAGAATCGAGAAACGATCTTGAAAACTCTGCTTGCAAAAGAAAAGGTAGAAGGCTTGGATTTTAAGGAGCTTGCAGTAATGACAGAAGGATACAGCGGAAGCGATCTTAAG AATTTATGTGTAACAGCAGCTTATCGACCAGTGAGGGAGCTAATGCAACAAGAAAGACAAAAGGATATT GACAAGAAAGGACGCGATGAAGCACAAAGTGAGACGAAAGAGGGTGAAAGTGTTATTAAACTGAGACCTTTAAACATGGAAGACATGAAACAGGCAAAGAATCAA GTGGCAGCTAGTTTTGCTGGTGAAGGGAGTGTAATGGGTGAGCTGAAACAATGGAACGAGTTGTATGGGGAAGGTGGTTCAAGAAAGAAAGAACAACTAAGTTATTTTCTTTAA
- the LOC139892994 gene encoding uncharacterized protein isoform X1, with translation MEQKHILLSALSVGVGVGVGLGVNKWSSSGVDDGVTAAQIEHELLRLIVDGRDEKDTFKEFPYYISERTRWLLTSAAFVHLKHVDVSKHTRNLLPASRTILLSGPAEFYHQALAKALSHEFEAKLLVLDIVDFYGKIQSKYRTSKKDSTVARSISDMALERMSSLLGSFSTGKEDGGGTSSSSGTTAKSRSTKVNSYTSKHHKNSSVSSDSPASSIASLKHVTNCPLDERVFLQTLYKVLVSFSETNGIILYIKDVERFLQSHRTFELFGKMLKRLSGSTLVIGSRILDPHAESVVDNEKIACLFPYNIDIRPPEDEYHLKEWKAQLEEQTKDFQFHDNKNRIAEVLAENDLECDDLSSICLADRLFISDYIQEIVISAISHHLMSHKDPEYRNGKLVISSASLSHGLSIFQEDNCGGKDTLKLETKADSSKGPEGEENAASKSDNKNETERTVPPKPEVPDNEFEKRIRPEVIPANEIGVTFSDIGALDEIKESLQELVMLPLRRPDLFNGGLLKPCRGILLFGPPGTGKTMLAKAIANEAGASFINVSMSTITSKWFGEDEKNVRALFTLAAKVSPTIIFVDEVDSMLGQRTRVGEHEAMRKIKNEFMSHWDGLLTKPGERILVLAATNRPFDLDEAIIRRFERRIMVGLPSVENRETILKTLLAKEKVEGLDFKELAVMTEGYSGSDLKNLCVTAAYRPVRELMQQERQKDIDKKGRDEAQSETKEGESVIKLRPLNMEDMKQAKNQVAASFAGEGSVMGELKQWNELYGEGGSRKKEQLSYFL, from the exons ATGGAACAGAAGCACATTTTGTTATCGGCATTGAGTGTTGGTGTAGGCGTTGGTGTAGGGCTCGGAGTTAACAAGTGGAGTAGCAGCGGTGTTGACGACGGTGTTACGGCGGCGCAGATTGAGCATGAGCTGCTCCGGCTTATTGTCGACGGTAGAGATGAGAAGGATACATTTAAGGAATTTCCTTATTACATCAG TGAACGGACACGATGGTTGTTGACAAGTGCAGCATTTGTTCATTTAAAACATGTGGATGTTTCCAAACATACCAGAAATCTTTTGCCTGCAAGTAGGACTATATTGCTCTCAGGACCTGCCG agttttatcaccaagcACTTGCAAAGGCTTTATCACACGAGTTTGAAGCAAAGCTACTAGTGTTAGACATTGTTGACTTTTATGGAAAG ATCCAGAGCAAGTATCGCACATCTAAGAAGGACTCT ACTGTCGCAAGATCCATATCGGACATGGCATTGGAGCGGATGTCAAGTTTACTTGGATCATTCTCCACCGGAAAGGAAGATGGGGGAG GAACTTCAAGTAGCAGTGGCACAACTGCCAAATCAAG GAGTACAAAAGTTAATAGTTACACATCAAAGCATCATAAAAATTCCTCTGTTTCTTCCGATTCCCCTGCTTCAAGTATAG CTTCTCTCAAGCATGTGACCAACTGTCCTCTTGACGAGAGAGTTTTTTTGCAGACATTATACAAG GTTTTAGTCTCTTTCTCTGAAACAAACGGCATCATTCTCTATATCAAGGATGTTGAAAGATTTCTTCAATCACATCGCACATTTGAATTATTTGGTAAAATGTTGAAGAGACTATCCGGGTCAACGTTAGTTATTGGTTCACGGATTTTGGACCCACATGCAGAAAGTGTTGTAGATAATGAAAAAATCGCCTGTTTATTTCCTTACAATATTGATATCCGACCACCTGAAGATGAGTATCATCTCAAAGAATGGAAAGCACAGTTAGAAGAACAAACAAAGGACTTTCAGTTTCATGATAACAAGAATCGTATTGCTGAGGTGTTAGCCGAAAACGATCTTGAGTGTGATGATTTAAGTTCAATTTGTCTAGCTGATAGATTGTTTATCAGTGATTACATACAAGAAATTGTGATATCTGCTATTTCTCATCATTTAATGAGTCACAAGGATCCAGAATACCGAAATGGAAAGCTCGTTATATCATCTGCCAG TTTGTCACATGGATTGAGCATCTTCCAAGAAGATAATTGTGGTGGAAAAGATACTTTAAAGCTGGAGACAAAAGCTGACTCATCAAAG GGACCAGAAGGGGAGGAAAATGCTGCATCCAAGTCTGACAACAAAAATGAGACCGAAAGAACAGTTCCTCCAAAACCG GAAGTTCCCGACAACGAATTCGAAAAGCGCATAAGGCCAGAAGTTATCCCGGCCAATGAAATCGGCGTAACGTTTTCCGATATCGGAGCCCTCGATGAAATAAAAGAATCACTACAAGAATTAGTCATGCTTCCTCTTCGACGTCCCGACCTTTTCAACGGCGGACTTTTAAAACCCTGTCGTGGTATATTACTATTTGGCCCTCCAGGTACAGGTAAAACAATGTTAGCAAAAGCAATTGCTAATGAAGCTGGTGCAAGTTTCATTAATGTCTCAATGTCAACCATCACTTCAAAATGGTTCGGTGAGGATGAGAAGAACGTTCGAGCTTTATTCACACTTGCCGCAAAGGTTTCTCCGACTATAATATTTGTAGATGAGGTTGATAGTATGCTTGGGCAACGAACGAGAGTTGGAGAACATGAAGCTATGCGGAAAATTAAAAATGAGTTTATGTCACATTGGGATGGGTTGTTGACTAAACCGGGTGAACGTATACTTGTTCTTGCAGCCACTAATAGACCGTTTGACCTTGATGAAGCCATTATTAGGCGGTTCGAACGCAG AATTATGGTGGGTTTACCATCAGTGGAGAATCGAGAAACGATCTTGAAAACTCTGCTTGCAAAAGAAAAGGTAGAAGGCTTGGATTTTAAGGAGCTTGCAGTAATGACAGAAGGATACAGCGGAAGCGATCTTAAG AATTTATGTGTAACAGCAGCTTATCGACCAGTGAGGGAGCTAATGCAACAAGAAAGACAAAAGGATATT GACAAGAAAGGACGCGATGAAGCACAAAGTGAGACGAAAGAGGGTGAAAGTGTTATTAAACTGAGACCTTTAAACATGGAAGACATGAAACAGGCAAAGAATCAA GTGGCAGCTAGTTTTGCTGGTGAAGGGAGTGTAATGGGTGAGCTGAAACAATGGAACGAGTTGTATGGGGAAGGTGGTTCAAGAAAGAAAGAACAACTAAGTTATTTTCTTTAA